In Chitinophaga oryzae, the sequence CTGGATGAAACTGCTGAAGGTCAAATCGGGTAAGATAATCCCGTAAATCTAATCCTTGGGCGCGCTCGGTTACGGTTGCACCGCGTTCCAGGAGGTCGGATACTGTTACAGCGGCAATACCGGCCAGTTCTTTAGCCTTGCTATTCCATAAAGTGAACGCCCTGCCATCAGGGGAAAGATCAGGAAAGAGAAACACTTGTCTACCGGTAAGCGCCTGACACCGTTCAACAGTAAGGTAAGACAGACTCCCGGCAGCCAGCCAAATAAAAGCAGGAAGATAGACGCTTGCAACAATGGCCGTTGCCGGCGCTTCCACAATAGCGACCGGTTTACCGAGGCTGCTAGGCAATAGGTATTCCCCGAAAAGACAGCCGACGAAGTTGCCCGCTTGTTCTAAATAAGCAGCCAGCCAGCCGGGAAGGCACTCCCCTTTGGTTTCATGGTTGTATTTTAAAATACTGTGTATCCATGTTGTCCGGGAATTGCCATCTTGAGATTTGGCCGTATGGCCGGTATGATCAAACTGTTTTACTTGTCCGGCCCTAACGTTGCCGGATACATCGATCCACCAAAATACAGTAGCTCCCGGCCATCGGCTGCCGGAGGTGCCTATCTGGTATAGCTGAATTAATTCATGGGTTATTTCGCTTCCGAAAAGAGAATGCAGGTAGGTTACAAAGCTATTTGTTTCAAATCCTTGCTGGCTTTGATTTAGAACATCAATAGGTATATAAGCCGGTGATCTGTTGGTTTCCTGTCTTTTGTAGTGCTGGCTACGATGTAATGGTGTATGATGGCCCTTCCCCGCCTCATTTAACTGTGCCATTGTGCCAAAATCCGGTTTGAGGAAGTAGCCACAATTTACTTCCCTGTCACATCGCCCATACTCTGTCGGCAGATATTCCCCTGTTTCTGTATCAATGAACCTTACAAACCGCTTCTTTCCACAACTGGGACAGATATGTTTTTTATTGCCCCTTTCTAACGTGTACCTGTAAGTATGCATAAAAAAAATTGTTTTTGGCCCTGCATATGCTACATATGCTACATAGCGTGACTGGCACCATGTAGGATATGTAGCATATGTAGGGCGGAACAAACATTATTTTTCTAAGTAGACTACCATTCCCGGTGTCTTCCGCTCCATTTCATACCCTTGACTACGGAGTCTTTCGCTGACAGTTTTAGCCGAACAGACCCGATAACCGTTATCCGAACAGAATATTTTATACTGTGTATAAAGGTTTTTCAAGAGCAAAAACGCTATCCGTGATGGCCGGTAACCCTCATCTTCCAGGAACATCAACAGGCTATCAGATTGCTGTTGATACTGCTGTAGCTGCTGTGTGGCCGCATCGCAAGGAGAAAATTTTTTTTGTTCCATGAGCCGGCGAAGGCCTGCCAGTACCCAATTGAAAACGCCGGAAAGCTCCTGCTGAATGATCTTTTTAGAAAGTTCTTTGTCTTGGGCTTCCGGTGGTATCGTCACGTCAAAAGGGATGATCAGGAAGCGCCGGAAATAGGCGTTAGTATGTTCAACATCTCTGGGCAGTTCATTACAGTTAAAAATGAGCTTTGCGTAATGGGTGAGGTTAAAGGCTTGGCCGTATGGCTGCCGTGCCTCTACCGGCTCCCCGCTGGCCAGTTGCTTAAAGATGGACGCTTCCATATTTCCGTTGATTTCACTGGCATAGTTTACCAGTTTATTAGCCAGGTTAGCGCGGTAGTATCCGGTGGTGTCTGTAAGGCTTTGCAGGCTATAACTACAGACGTTTTCAGAGCCTAGCAGCGCGTTTATGACCTCAAAGAAGACAGACTTGCCGTTGGCTCCTGAGCCATATAGTAACAACGATTTCTCCAGTTTAAGCGTGCTGGGATGGATGAATACGTACCCGATGTATTCCGCTAACACGGTTTGACGCTGTACATCCGGTAACACAGTATTTAAATACTGTGTGAAAAGCGGGGCCGTCGCTGCTTTATCGAAAGCAAATGGAAGCTGGTAGGTAATGAAATCCTCGCGTCGGAAGTCCCGTAATTGGGTGCCTTCAGGCGTTATCTCAAACGTGCCGTTTTGCAGATTGATAAAAACAGCATTGTCGGGAACTATCGGGCTGGGTAGGTAGGCGGTATCAAAGAACTGTTTCAGCAGGTGATCGCGGAACATGTAGAACCGGCTTTTAAACTTGTCTATCCCCATTTTCTCGCCGCATTTTCCCAGAAAGGTTTTTAGCTCGTTGGTGTTAAGCTCCGACCAGTACGCGCCATTGTACAGATATATAAAGTCCTGATGCCGGCATATTCCCCAGCGGTTGGCGGTAGCCGTCCTTAATATTTCCTCCACACAGATGATCAGGTAATGGGCTTGTTTGAGCTTACATTTACTTATGCTGGTGCGCAGGCTTTGAGCCTTCTCCCGGATGATTGGATCATCTTTCATCGCTCCGTTACCGGCAGACATCTGTTGTTCCACTAATTCCAAGTCTTCCCGCAACGCTATAACGTGCGGGAAGGCTATGCCTTGGAAGTCTATTAAATCTACTTTTTCCAATAGCTGGTTTAGAATCAGTTGATGTGCCAGCGGCTTCCCCTGGGCCAACAATTCCCGGCTATGTTCCAGGATATCGGCAACAGTCAGTCTTTTTATAGTGTCGGAAAACTCTGGTTTGGTTGGGGGAGTGGTTACCTTACTTTCTGTCATAAAGCCCCCCTTTTTGTTTAGCAGACCTGATTTGCATTAAAGACTGTTCCAGCTCTTCGCGCTTATAGCGTACCCTGGTACCCAGACGGTAGCCGGTAATTTTTCCCGACTTGGTATAATCTAACAGGGTAGGTAGGGAGATCCCTAATAATTGGGCCGCCTCTTTACGGGTTAATAATTCCGCCGTCTTAGGAGACTGGCTTTTTACCTCTAAGTGTTTGGACAATTCACAACGAACCGTATCAGAAATCACATTTTTTAATTCCTCTAAAGGAATAGAAGAAAGAACTAAATTTTCCATTTGTCTAAACTTTGTTTTGTTTAAACAAATTTCACTTAGTCGGCCCTGGTTTACTTTCTGACTTGTTTCGTTCTACTTTCGCAGGTTATTTTAGATGCTCTTTTTTGGGCAAGGAAAACTTCAATTTGTTTTCAGCACAAAGGGAGTTGGTGCGGTCGCTCAATTCTTTGGCGAGGGTCGCGGGCGTGGTGTCAATATCGAAAATTTGCAGGTAGACAGCTGCGTCTTTCAAATAGGATGAAGTTGGCCGTTCCATATAACCTTTGGAAATCAGTTCTTCTATGATGCAACCCAATAAGGCGGGCGATCCCTTCCACTTAATTTTTACCGGAGGATCTGTTGTTATTTGGTTGGCCGGAAGTTCCTTTAGTTCCGTCAGTTTATTTGTTAATTCACGCAGTATTTGCGCGGCTGTGGCTATCTTTTTAATCTTGAAAAGCCATTTCCTGAAAAGGTCATCAAATATGTTATCGTAGCCAGTGTAATAATATGGTCTAATGAAATAATATAAATACGGTTTTATTAACTCTCTTTTCTCCGATAACGAATAGTCTTTACCCAATAGTGTATCCTCGATAATGACTTGCTCAAGTAATTGTCTCTTTTTTGAACAAAGCTGTTTTTTATGATTAGCAATGATTTCCGACAGTCTTTCTATTTGAAAAGTTGTTGCATGTGGGGCAATCTTCTTGTATATTTTACCGGTTTCTTCGTTAACAATGTCGATTATAGGAAGGTCTGACATCTTCGAGTAAAGATTCAGCCCGTTAAAATATATCTCAAATAGCTGTTCAAATATTCCTTTATTATTTTGAGGAATAACCATTTGCAACTCATTCTCAAGACTATCTCTGCGGGATACAAAATAATTTCTTGACATCTTAATAGGGGTTAACTTTCTGCCTCTTAATCTTACTTAATCTAATTTACTAATTTTTTTAGCATTTCAAAAAACTTTTTCTGGTTCTTCCTTTTTATTACTTCTTTTTTCCCAATGCATTTTGAGTAGTACCGCGTGTTCTTTAGGTGTCAGTTTAATATACTTCATGAACATTTTTTCCGTGGTATGCCCGGTTATCGCCATAATGGTAAGCGTTGGGGTACCGGCCAAATACTCGTTGGTGGCAAAGGAGCGCCGGGCAGTATGAGAGCTGATCATTTTCCATTTGGGAGATAATAGCGTTTCTGTCACACCTCCCTTTGTATAGGTCTTACTACATTCCTTTTCCAGCGCCGGAATCATTTCCCCCAGATCTTTCAGGTAAGCATTGGTTTTTTGGTTGCTGATGGACTTGGGAAGCTGGCCATTATATTTATCCAGTATCTTTTTGACAACCGGGTGTTCCGGTATAACCACCGGTTTACCGGTTTTTGTTTGCCGTATCTCTATAAAGCCGTCTTTGAAATCTTCCGGTTTCAACGTGGAATAATCGGAATAGCGCAGGCCGGTATAGCAGCCTATCAGGAACAGATCACGTACCCTGTCAAGTTTGGGATGGCTGGTAAGGTCTATTTCTTCCAGTAGGGACAATTCAGTTTGATCAAGGTAAACATTATCGGTTTCTTCTGAAGGCTTAAAAAAGTAGCCACTTTCAAAAGATGGGTTGACATTGATACCTAGCCTTTTTGCATCGCCCAGGATAACGATAATCCGTTTGATGTGATCGCCTATGGTGTTATTGCTTAGGCTGACTTTATTTGTCAGGTAGGCAATGTAGTCGTTGTGAAACTGCAAATCGATGGTGTCAAAGTCAATTTTCCGGTTGTATACAGCCTTGAATTTCTTCAAATGGTTTAATGTCGTCGTATAGCCCTTATTGGTGGTTAGTGCTATCTTCTTCTTTGTCTTTGGGCTTAATCGTTCGCCCTTGGAAGTGCGGGTTACAAAGTCTTCAAAGTATTGAAAGAAATCTTTGTTCAGCACAGATGTTTTCTTGCCAAAGGTAATATCTAGCAACTCTTTAAGCTGCGCCGGCATGGGGATTTTGTTCTGATTGTCATTCTGGAATTTGCGCAGTGTGTTTTTGATCGTTTGGGCAATGTTGTCCAGGCGTGCGTTAAACTCCGAAAACTCCGGAAACCTTTTTGTTTCTCTGGCTCTATGTGTATCCGGATTCCAGTACTGTGGATCAATTTTCTCCGGAATGTAGTATTTCAGTTTCCCACCTTCATAAGTGATACGGGCGAAGATGGTTGTAATGGCTGTCGCGTCTGGGCGTTTGAGATAAAACTGTAAATCCATGGCGATAGGGTTAACGGGTTAAAAAATATTGGGGTACACGATGGGGTACACGAAACTTTGTTTTCTCTTTACTTCGTTTAATTCCGCTTTCTGCTGAAAGCCGCGCCCGGTAAAGAAAAACGCCCAACCTTAGTAAAACTAAGATTGGGCGAATAAGATAAAAAGTGACCCTGTAGGGACTCGAACCCTAGACCCGCTGATTAAGAGTCAGCTGCTCTACCAACTGAGCTACAGAGTCAATAATTCCCCGGAAAACGGGTAGCGACAAATTTAACGGTTCTCTCGCATATTTGTGTCCTTAATTTAATTAAATTTGGTTACAAGGTAAAAATGTGGATAATTATCCATCATGTTGATAATCTAACCGTTAGCTTATTATAAAATTGTTTTTCATGCAAGAAGCGTACATAGTAGCCGGCTACCGCACTGCGGTAGGTAAGTCCAAAAGGGGAGGATTTCGTTTTTACAGACCCGATGATCTGGCCGTAGATGTGATTACCGGATTGCTGCAATCCGTGCCACAGCTCGACCCTAAACGGGTAGATGACCTGATTGTGGGCAACGCCGTTCCGGAAGCGGAACAGGGACTGCAGATCGGCCGCATGATCTCGGTGCGTGCATTGGGAATCGATGTGCCGGGAATGACGGTCAACCGCTACTGCGCCTCCGGCCTGGAAACAATTGCTATCGCAACCGCTAAAATACAGACAGGGATGGCCGACTGTATCATCGCCGGTGGTACGGAAAGTATGAGCCTGGTGCCGGTGGCCGGCTGGAAAACCGTGCCCAACTACACCGTGGCCAGCACCACCCCTGACTACTATATCGGCATGGGACTCACCGCTGAAGCAGTGGCCAATGAATTTAAAGTGAGCCGCCAGGACCAGGATGAGTTCTCTTTCAAATCCCACCAGAAAGCGCTGAACGCTATCAAGGAAGGCTATTTCAAATCCGGTATACTGCCCATCAACGTGGAAGAAGTATACGTGGACGAAAAAGGTAAAAAACAGAAGCGCACCTTCACGGTAGACACCGACGAAGGACCTCGTGGAGATACTTCCCTCGAAGCGCTGGGCAAACTGAAGCCCGTGTTCGCCGCGGGGGGCTCCGTTACAGCGGGCAACTCCTCGCAGACCTCCGACGGCGCCGCTTTCGTGATCGTCATGAGCGAAAGGATGGTGAACGAGCTGGGACTGAAGCCTATCGGCCGTTTGGTCGCCTGCGTTTCTGCCGGCGTACATCCCCGTATCATGGGGGTAGGACCGGTAGCCGCCGTACCTAAAGTGCTGCAACGTGCGGGCAAGACCCTGCAGGACATCGATCTGGTGGAACTGAACGAAGCTTTCGCTTCCCAGTCCATCGCTGTGATCCGCGAACTGGGCATCAACCCCGATATCGTGAATATCAATGGTGGCGCTATCGCCCTCGGACACCCGCTGGGTTGTACCGGTGCCAAGCTCACAGTACAGATCCTCAACGACATGAAACGGCTGAATAAGAAATACGGCATCGTGACGGCCTGCGTAGGCGGCGGCCAGGGGATTGCCGGGATCATCGAAAATATTGCCTGATTTTTTTCGTAATACATTATAGCTCAAAGCCGCAGGAAGATTTTCCTGCGGCTTTTGTTTGATATTATCCCCCGATTTATGATAAATTAATCCCGTTGAATTAAATTTTTTATTAATTTGGCGCCATTAAAGGCCATCCCGCTATCTCAACCATATCGCTTTATGGATCGCAGACAATTCCTGACCTTATCGCCTGCCCGCAATACGCGGAACAGCAAAGCTGTTGCCCGTACGGCAACCGGATTGACCCCCTACACCGGCGCCTGGGGCCCCCAGCAGCTCATTCACCTGCTCAAACGGACTACCTTCGGGGCGTCGCCGGAAAGTATCAAAGCCCTCAACGGCCTTGGTATGCAGCAGGCAGTGGACATACTGCTCACTGCGCAGGCAGATCCCACTCCGCCGGTGAATAATTACGGGGCCGACAGCACCGGCGTAACACCCGGCGCCACCTGGGTAAGAGCCGCCATGGGCGACGAAAAACTGGAACAAAAAAGAATCGCTTCCTATAAAGCCTGGTGGGTCGGACAGATGATCAACCAACAGACAAGCATACACGAGAAAATGGTGCTCTTCTGGCACAATCATTTCGTGACGGAAACCACCATGGTAAACGACAGCCGCTTCATCTACCAGTACAACCTGACACTCCGTCAATATGCGCTGGGCAATTTTAAGGCGCTGACCAAAGCAATTACCCTGGACCCCTGTATGCTGGTGTATCTCAATGGATACCTGAACTCCAAAGGCGCGGCTGATGAAAACTACGCCCGTGAGTTACACGAACTATTTACCGTCGGCAAAGGCCCTGATTCGCGATATACAGAAGACGACGTGAGAGCGACCGCCCGCGTGCTCACCGGCTTCCGCGTAGACCGTACGGCCATCGTCAGCACTTTTAATACCACCCAACACGATATCGGCAACAAAGAATTCTCCGGTTTCTATGGTAATAAAGTCATCTCCGGCCAAACCGGCCCTGAAGGCGCTAAAGAGCTGGATACGCTGCTGGATATCATTTTCGCGCAGCCGGAAGTCGCCAAATTCATCTGCCGTAAACTCTATCGCTTCTTTGTATACTACGATATAGACGCTGCCACGGAAACCAATGTGATCCTGCCGTTGGCAGATATCTTCCGGAGCAGCGGTTACGACATTAAAGTCACGCTCAACGCGCTGTTTACCAGCGAGCATTTCTTTGATCCGCTCAACATGGCCTGCCTGATAAAGAGCCCGGTGGATTTCTGCATCGGCATGTGCCGCGAATTCGGTGTGACATTCCCCACCGACTATACCACCCAATACCAGCGCTGGGGCGACCTGCATAGCGCCATGGGCGCCATGCTCCAGAATCTGGGAGATCCGCCGCTGGTAGCCGGCTGGGACGCTTACTACCAGGAACCAGCTTTCCATGAATTGTGGATCAACACAGCTACACTGCCCCGAAGAAACCAGTTGAGCGATGGAATGATCGCCGCCGGCTATAAAAACGTGAAGATCGATCCGCTGGCCTTTGCGGATAAGCTGTCCAATCCCGGCGACCCGGTAGCACTCGTCAACGACTCGCTGGATATCCTCTATCGTGTAGGCGTGTCCGATAAGGTGAAAGCGTTCCTGAAAGATACCATCCTGCTGGCCGGACAAAGTACCAACGGCTACTGGACCAGCGCCTGGAACACCTACAAATCCAATCCCGGCGACGCTGCCAACACCAAAGAGGTGACCGATCACCTGCAAGCCCTTTACAAATACATCATGAACCTTTCAGAATATCAATTGTCCTGAAAAACCTTTCTATGAAAAGAAGAGATTTCCTGAAATATACCGCCCCCGCCGCGATATTGCCCACCATCATCAACGGCTTTTCGATCAAAGCTTTTGGCACCTCGCCGATGCTGGCGGCGTTAAGCGGCGCTGCTTCGGATAATGACCACGTGCTGGTCATGATCCAGCTCACCGGCGGCAATGATGGGCTCAACATGGTCATTCCACTGGATATCTATGGGAAATATCAATCAGCCAGGACAAACATTGCTATCCCTGAAGGAAAAGTACTGCGGCTCGACAACTACCTGAAATCCGGCCTGCACCCTGCCATGAAAGGCGTGCAACAGTTATATAACGAGGGAAAGGTGAGTATCATCCAGAGTGTGGGGTATCCTTCGCCTAATTTCTCCCACTTTCGCGCAACAGACATCTGGCTCACCGGCTCGGACTCCAACGAAATATTGACCAGCGGCTGGGGCGGCCGTTACCTCGATTTCAAATATCCCGGACCGCAGGATAGCTACCCTAATGCCGACAATCCGGACCCGTTGGCCATACAGATAGGCTCCATCGTGTCCCCGGCGTTTCAGGGAGCAGATGCC encodes:
- a CDS encoding DUF6371 domain-containing protein — translated: MHTYRYTLERGNKKHICPSCGKKRFVRFIDTETGEYLPTEYGRCDREVNCGYFLKPDFGTMAQLNEAGKGHHTPLHRSQHYKRQETNRSPAYIPIDVLNQSQQGFETNSFVTYLHSLFGSEITHELIQLYQIGTSGSRWPGATVFWWIDVSGNVRAGQVKQFDHTGHTAKSQDGNSRTTWIHSILKYNHETKGECLPGWLAAYLEQAGNFVGCLFGEYLLPSSLGKPVAIVEAPATAIVASVYLPAFIWLAAGSLSYLTVERCQALTGRQVFLFPDLSPDGRAFTLWNSKAKELAGIAAVTVSDLLERGATVTERAQGLDLRDYLTRFDLQQFHPAPPPEDKYTLTIDGQEHEINAIAVITEIDDYKIVTYMLRNAKFCEVLYTAAGELIPQPEDFSAIIYARMGKMIMPGRLNDINCLFTYDII
- a CDS encoding DNA primase family protein encodes the protein MTESKVTTPPTKPEFSDTIKRLTVADILEHSRELLAQGKPLAHQLILNQLLEKVDLIDFQGIAFPHVIALREDLELVEQQMSAGNGAMKDDPIIREKAQSLRTSISKCKLKQAHYLIICVEEILRTATANRWGICRHQDFIYLYNGAYWSELNTNELKTFLGKCGEKMGIDKFKSRFYMFRDHLLKQFFDTAYLPSPIVPDNAVFINLQNGTFEITPEGTQLRDFRREDFITYQLPFAFDKAATAPLFTQYLNTVLPDVQRQTVLAEYIGYVFIHPSTLKLEKSLLLYGSGANGKSVFFEVINALLGSENVCSYSLQSLTDTTGYYRANLANKLVNYASEINGNMEASIFKQLASGEPVEARQPYGQAFNLTHYAKLIFNCNELPRDVEHTNAYFRRFLIIPFDVTIPPEAQDKELSKKIIQQELSGVFNWVLAGLRRLMEQKKFSPCDAATQQLQQYQQQSDSLLMFLEDEGYRPSRIAFLLLKNLYTQYKIFCSDNGYRVCSAKTVSERLRSQGYEMERKTPGMVVYLEK
- a CDS encoding helix-turn-helix domain-containing protein; the encoded protein is MENLVLSSIPLEELKNVISDTVRCELSKHLEVKSQSPKTAELLTRKEAAQLLGISLPTLLDYTKSGKITGYRLGTRVRYKREELEQSLMQIRSAKQKGGLYDRK
- a CDS encoding site-specific integrase, translating into MDLQFYLKRPDATAITTIFARITYEGGKLKYYIPEKIDPQYWNPDTHRARETKRFPEFSEFNARLDNIAQTIKNTLRKFQNDNQNKIPMPAQLKELLDITFGKKTSVLNKDFFQYFEDFVTRTSKGERLSPKTKKKIALTTNKGYTTTLNHLKKFKAVYNRKIDFDTIDLQFHNDYIAYLTNKVSLSNNTIGDHIKRIIVILGDAKRLGINVNPSFESGYFFKPSEETDNVYLDQTELSLLEEIDLTSHPKLDRVRDLFLIGCYTGLRYSDYSTLKPEDFKDGFIEIRQTKTGKPVVIPEHPVVKKILDKYNGQLPKSISNQKTNAYLKDLGEMIPALEKECSKTYTKGGVTETLLSPKWKMISSHTARRSFATNEYLAGTPTLTIMAITGHTTEKMFMKYIKLTPKEHAVLLKMHWEKRSNKKEEPEKVF
- a CDS encoding thiolase family protein, with translation MQEAYIVAGYRTAVGKSKRGGFRFYRPDDLAVDVITGLLQSVPQLDPKRVDDLIVGNAVPEAEQGLQIGRMISVRALGIDVPGMTVNRYCASGLETIAIATAKIQTGMADCIIAGGTESMSLVPVAGWKTVPNYTVASTTPDYYIGMGLTAEAVANEFKVSRQDQDEFSFKSHQKALNAIKEGYFKSGILPINVEEVYVDEKGKKQKRTFTVDTDEGPRGDTSLEALGKLKPVFAAGGSVTAGNSSQTSDGAAFVIVMSERMVNELGLKPIGRLVACVSAGVHPRIMGVGPVAAVPKVLQRAGKTLQDIDLVELNEAFASQSIAVIRELGINPDIVNINGGAIALGHPLGCTGAKLTVQILNDMKRLNKKYGIVTACVGGGQGIAGIIENIA
- a CDS encoding DUF1800 domain-containing protein → MDRRQFLTLSPARNTRNSKAVARTATGLTPYTGAWGPQQLIHLLKRTTFGASPESIKALNGLGMQQAVDILLTAQADPTPPVNNYGADSTGVTPGATWVRAAMGDEKLEQKRIASYKAWWVGQMINQQTSIHEKMVLFWHNHFVTETTMVNDSRFIYQYNLTLRQYALGNFKALTKAITLDPCMLVYLNGYLNSKGAADENYARELHELFTVGKGPDSRYTEDDVRATARVLTGFRVDRTAIVSTFNTTQHDIGNKEFSGFYGNKVISGQTGPEGAKELDTLLDIIFAQPEVAKFICRKLYRFFVYYDIDAATETNVILPLADIFRSSGYDIKVTLNALFTSEHFFDPLNMACLIKSPVDFCIGMCREFGVTFPTDYTTQYQRWGDLHSAMGAMLQNLGDPPLVAGWDAYYQEPAFHELWINTATLPRRNQLSDGMIAAGYKNVKIDPLAFADKLSNPGDPVALVNDSLDILYRVGVSDKVKAFLKDTILLAGQSTNGYWTSAWNTYKSNPGDAANTKEVTDHLQALYKYIMNLSEYQLS